A single window of Channa argus isolate prfri chromosome 12, Channa argus male v1.0, whole genome shotgun sequence DNA harbors:
- the LOC137137282 gene encoding butyrophilin subfamily 3 member A3-like isoform X1: MGLQMIYTLLVAVLCTSLSSAASVSGSLGVSVRSPVSVHRSHTSTLPCWFNLPQSAEGLEVRWYRGDHFDTPILLYRADKIEESKDASYEGRVSFGLKDAASGGLKAGDASLKLMNVTIDDAGDYMCYVSIDQGYDRGAISLSVKETGTSPSLSVMWNGGNQVNVSCESAGWYPQPQLRWLDKKLALTPKDLNYHKDSSGLVSVHSWLLGSGSSEFSCLVGPSDGEEKVARVHLGNSFQTAEQASGSSVAGWVAFTLLLLVMLAFLGWLYTKNKALFFCGNKDKAQNDQADGNALTVPLLNKADVLAEATKYYVNVTLDQLEHPYLTVKDCKLRDNYKASFPDNENLSCLTTIKGTPGFSSGKHYWEVSLGYEVTGFKQSWWLGVTSATAFPLQNNGALTPSNGFWFLSSSPDRADSFQFNTNPKVFLPVLSRPKTVGVYLDYDSGELSFYNVDDKCVIGSLTATFTGEEVFPFFNPGRADQAPMEIIHKPVQDESSEIGGEALVSKTQEPA, encoded by the exons ATGG GTCTGCAGATGATATACACGCTCCTTGTGGCGGTTCTTTGTACATCTTTGTCTAGTGCTGCCTCTG TTTCAGGAAGCCTTGGGGTTTCGGTCAGGTCTCCTGTGTCCGTGCACCGAAGCCACACATCCACATTACCATGTTGGTTCAATCTACCACAGAGTGCAGAGGGTCTCGAGGTACGCTGGTACCGTGGTGATCACTTTGACACCCCCATCCTACTTTATCGGGCAGATAAAATTGAAGAATCCAAGGATGCTTCGTACGAGGGCCGAGTGTCGTTTGGTTTGAAGGATGCAGCATCTGGAGGACTAAAGGCAGGTGATGCGAGTCTAAAGCTGATGAATGTCACAATTGATGATGCAGGAGACTACATGTGTTACGTCAGCATTGATCAGGGGTATGACAGAGGAGCTATCAGTCTGTCTGTGAAAG AAACGGGAACCTCCCCTTCCCTGTCAGTCATGTGGAATGGAGGTAACCAGGTGAATGTGAGCTGTGAATCTGCAGGCTGGTATCCACAGCCTCAGTTGCGCTGGTTAGACAAGAAGCTGGCTCTGACCCCAAAAGATCTGAACTACCACAAAGACTCCTCTGGTCTCGTGTCAGTCCACAGCTGGCTTCTAGGTTCTGGTTCCTCTGAGTTTTCCTGCTTAGTGGGCCCTTCTGATGGAGAGGAGAAAGTTGCAAGAGTGCACCTGGGAAACTCTTTTCAGACTGCTGAACAAG CATCTGGATCTTCAGTGGCTGGATGGGTGGCCTTCACTCTACTTCTCTTAGTGATGTTGGCTTTCCTTGGATGGCTGTACACCAAAAACAAAG ctctgtttttttgtggGAATAAAGACAAAGCACAGAATGACCAAGCTGATG gaaatgCTTTAACTGTACCTTTACTGAACA AAGCAGATGTTCTCGCAGAAGCTACCAAGTACTATG TAAATGTTACGCTTGACCAGTTGGAACATCCATATCTCACCGTCAAGGATTGTAAACTGAGAGACAACTACAAAGCTTCGTTTCCTGACAATGAAAATCTTTCCTGTCTCACAACTATCAAAGGAACACCAGGCTTCTCCTCTGGAAAACACTACTGGGAGGTTTCTTTGGGGTATGAAGTTACAGGATTCAAACAATCCTGGTGGTTAGGAGTTACAAGTGCAACTGCCTTTCCTCTGCAGAATAACGGTGCCTTGACCCCGTCTAATGGTTTCTGGTTCCTGTCCTCATCCCCAGACAGAGCAGACAGCTTTCAGTTTAATACAAACCCAAAAGTGTTCCTACCTGTCCTTTCAAGACCAAAGACAGTTGGTGTGTATTTGGATTATGACAGTGGAGAGCTTTCCTTTTATAACGTGGATGATAAATGTGTCATTGGATCTTTAACAGCTACGTTCACAGGGGAAGAAGTCTTTCCGTTTTTTAATCCTGGTAGAGCTGACCAAGCCCCTATGGAGATAATACATAAACCGGTACAGGATGAGAGTAGTGAGATAGGCGGAGAAGCTTTAGTGTCAAAAACACAAGAACCTGCATAA
- the LOC137137325 gene encoding uncharacterized protein encodes MCRSCPGIDASADNTTNGVWFHSGAELECFNYSWDSTKSTRSAEQIKPPTRELFPVWIGNLIYPVSESMITNLFNKVGDVYSVKILTIKRCAFVNFTKQEYCEEAIRRFHGFELNGMKIAVRYPDRIPHGIGISKCALTADDLQDDNIRQNEYADQRNAVGGWRPIRPYRHVPDYRSDYKN; translated from the exons ATGTGCAGAAGCTGCCCAGGAATTGATGCGAGTGCAGATAATACAACTAATG GAGTATGGTTTCACTCGGGAGCAGAGCTCGAATGCTTTAATTATTCATGGGACAGTACAAAAAGCACTAGAAGTGCTGAACAAATTAAACCACCGACCAG gGAGCTATTTCCAGTCTGGATTGGAAACTTGATTTACCCGGTGTCTGAGTCCATGATAACAAACCTATTTAACAA GGTTGGGGATGTGTACAGTGTAAAGATACTGACGATCAAACGTTGTGCCTTTGTTAACTTTACTAAACAAGAGTATTGCGAAGAAGCTATCCGGCGTTTTCAT GGGTTTGAGCTGAATGGGATGAAGATTGCTGTGAGATACCCAGACAGGATTCCTCATGGCATCGGCATTTCAAAATGTGCCCTCACAGCTGATGACCTACAAGATGACAATATAAG GCAAAATGAATATGCTGATCAGAGAAATGCAGTTGGAGGTTGGAGACCCATTCGCCCTTATAGACATGTGCCCGATTACAGAAGCGACTACAAAAACTAA
- the mfsd8 gene encoding major facilitator superfamily domain-containing protein 8 isoform X3, which yields MVASPIFGLWSNYRQSREPLVCSIFINLSANIYYAYAYLPTANNKFHMLISRAFVGFGAGNVAVVRSYVAGATSLKERTSAMANMSACQALGFILGPALQAALSFIGEHGFTVNILKLQLNMYTTPALLAAAFGLINILLVVLVLREHHIDDNGRHVQAINYTADDSVNISEETNESIDQVAVLTSNILFFIIMFIFAVFETIATPLSMDMFAWTRREAVLYNGIIICCIGFESILVFLVVKVVSKRVGDRPVLLAGLAIIFCGFFILLPWGNHYPKIQWADVKNNSLVSRTSEATIASNSSLDPTGCPYEQTWCQYTPAIYLAQYISSDILIGVGYPACNVMSYTLYSKILGPKPQGVYMGWLTASGSGARTLGPVFVSQVYTILGPRWAFSLICGMVVGAIILLSSVYHRLLAFSVRHGRIVD from the exons ATGGTGGCGTCACCCATTTTCGGTCTGTGGTCTAATTACCGACAAAGCAGGGAGCCGCTGGTGTGTTCCATCTTCATCAACTTGTCAGCCAACATCTACTATGCTTATGCATACCTGCCCACAGCCAATAACAAGTTCCACATGCTCATATCTAGAGCCTTTGTGGGCTTTGGagcag GTAATGTTGCTGTAGTGAGGTCTTATGTTGCTGGAGCTACATCACTGAAGGAGAGGACAAGTGCCATGGCAAACATGAGTGCCTGTCAGGCCCTTGGTTTCATCCTGGGACCAG CTCTGCAGGCTGCCCTGTCATTCATCGGTGAACACGGTTTCACAGTGAATATCCTAAAACTGCAGCTCAACATGTACACCACTCCTGCTTTACTGGCTGCAGCTTTTGGCCTTATCAACATCCTGCTGGTTGTCCTGGTGCTGAG AGAGCATCACATTGATGACAATGGAAGACATGTCCAAGCCATCAACTACACAGCAGATG ATAGTGTTAACATTAGTGAAGAAACCAATGAAAGCATCGACCAGGTAGCAGTCCTGACTTCCAAcatcctcttcttcatcatcatgtTCATCTTTGCTGTTTTTGAGAC aatTGCCACCCCTTTGTCCATGGACATGTTTGCTTGGACAAGGAGAGAAGCTGTTTTATACAATGGCATTATTATCTGCTGCATTGGATTTGAATCAATCTTGGTGTTTCTGGTTGTAAAGGTGGTCTCTAAAAG GGTCGGAGATCGCCCTGTGTTACTAGCAGGCTTGGCCATTATATTCTGTGGCTTCTTTATTCTGCTTCCATGGGGGAACCATTACCCCAAAATCCAGTGGGCAG atgtCAAAAATAACTCATTGGTCAGTCGGACGTCTGAAGCTACCATAGCTTCCAACAGCTCTTTGGACCCCACAGGCTGCCCATATGAACAGACCTGGTGTCAGTATACCCCCGCCATATACTTAGCCCAGTACATTTCATCTGACATCTTGATTGGAGTGGGTTACCCAGCATGCAACGTGATGTCCTACACACTGTATTCCAAAATCCTTGGACCCAAGCCTCAG GGTGTGTACATGGGATGGCTGACGGCCTCGGGCAGTGGGGCGCGGACACTGGGTCCTGTCTTTGTCTCCCAAGTTTACACCATCCTTGGGCCCCGCTGGGCCTTCAGTTTAATATGTGGCATGGTGGTAGGAGCCATCATCCTCCTCAGCTCAGTTTATCACAGACTCCTTGCCTTTTCTGTACGCCACGGAAGAATTGTAGACTAA
- the LOC137137283 gene encoding butyrophilin subfamily 3 member A3-like, with product MGLQMIYTLLVAVLCTSLSSAASVSGSLGVSVRSPVSVHRSHTSTLPCWFNLPQSAEGLEVRWYRGDHFDIPILLYRADKIGASKDASYEGRVSFGLKDAASGGLKAGDASLKLMNVTIDDAGDYTCYVSIDQGYDRGAISLSVKETGTSPSLSVMWNGGNQVNVSCESAGWYPQPQLRWLDKKQALTPKDLNYHKDSSGLVSVHSWLLGSGSSEFSCLVGPSDGEEKVARVHLGNSFQTAEQASGSSVAGWVAFTLLLLVMLAFLGWLYTKNKALFFGKKDKAQNDQADGNSLTALLLNKADVLAEATKYYVNVTLEQLEHPYLTIKDRKLRDKSKDFFPDSENLSSQLCLTTVKGTPGFSSGKHYWEVSLWNEVTGLKQSWWLGVTSATSFPLQNNGALTQSNGFWFLSSSPDRANSFQFNTNPKVFLPVLSRPKTVGVYLDYDSGELSFYNVDDKGVIASLTATFTREVFPLFNPGRDDKTPMEIIHITVQDKCNETDRQVVE from the exons ATGG GTCTGCAGATGATATACACGCTCCTTGTGGCGGTTCTTTGTACATCTTTGTCTAGTGCTGCCTCTG TTTCAGGAAGCCTTGGGGTTTCGGTCAGGTCTCCTGTGTCCGTGCACCGAAGCCACACATCCACATTACCATGTTGGTTCAATCTACCACAGAGTGCAGAGGGTCTCGAGGTACGCTGGTACCGTGGTGATCACTTTGACATCCCCATCCTACTTTATCGGGCAGATAAAATTGGAGCATCCAAGGATGCTTCGTACGAGGGCCGAGTCTCGTTTGGTTTGAAGGATGCAGCATCTGGAGGACTAAAGGCAGGTGATGCGAGCCTGAAGCTGATGAATGTCACAATTGATGATGCAGGAGACTACACATGTTACGTCAGCATTGATCAGGGGTATGACAGAGGAGCTATCAGTCTGTCTGTGAAAG AAACGGGAACCTCCCCTTCCCTGTCAGTCATGTGGAATGGAGGTAACCAGGTGAATGTGAGCTGTGAATCTGCAGGCTGGTATCCACAGCCTCAGTTGCGCTGGTTAGACAAGAAGCAGGCTCTGACCCCAAAAGATCTGAACTACCACAAAGACTCCTCTGGTCTCGTGTCAGTCCACAGCTGGCTTCTAGGTTCTGGTTCCTCTGAGTTTTCCTGCTTAGTGGGCCCTTCTGACGGAGAGGAGAAAGTTGCAAGAGTGCACCTGGGAAACTCTTTTCAGACTGCTGAACAAG CATCTGGATCTTCAGTGGCTGGATGGGTGGCCTTCACTCTACTTCTCTTAGTGATGTTGGCTTTCCTTGGATGGCTGTACACCAAAAACAAAG ctctgtttttTGGGAAGAAAGACAAAGCACAGAATGACCAAGCTGATG gGAATTCTTTAACTGCACTTTTACTAAACA AAGCAGATGTTCTCGCAGAAGCTACCAAGTACTATG TAAATGTTACACTTGAGCAGTTGGAACATCCATATCTCACCATCAAGGATCGTAAACTGAGAGACAAAAGCAAAGATTTCTTTCCTGACAGTGAAAATCTTTCCTCACAACTGTGTCTCACAACTGTCAAAGGAACACCAGGCTTCTCCTCTGGAAAACACTACTGGGAGGTTTCTTTGTGGAATGAAGTTACAGGCCTCAAACAATCCTGGTGGTTAGGAGTTACAAGTGCAACTTCCTTTCCTCTGCAGAATAATGGCGCATTGACCCAGTCTAATGGTTTCTGGTTCCTGTCCTCATCCCCAGACAGAGCAAACAGCTTTCAGTTTAATACAAACCCAAAAGTGTTCCTACCTGTCCTTTCAAGACCAAAGACAGTTGGTGTGTATTTGGATTATGACAGTGGAGAGCTTTCCTTTTATAACGTGGATGATAAAGGTGTCATTGCATCTTTAACAGCTACGTTCACAAGAGAAGTCTTTCCATTGTTTAATCCTGGTAGAGATGACAAAACCCCTATGGAGATAATACATATAACGGTACAGGATAAGTGtaatgagacagacagacaagttGTAGAGTGA
- the mfsd8 gene encoding major facilitator superfamily domain-containing protein 8 isoform X2 → MMPAGFTIVITSIWPYLQKIDDSANATFLGWVVAAYSLGQMVASPIFGLWSNYRQSREPLVCSIFINLSANIYYAYAYLPTANNKFHMLISRAFVGFGAGNVAVVRSYVAGATSLKERTSAMANMSACQALGFILGPALQAALSFIGEHGFTVNILKLQLNMYTTPALLAAAFGLINILLVVLVLREHHIDDNGRHVQAINYTADDSVNISEETNESIDQVAVLTSNILFFIIMFIFAVFETIATPLSMDMFAWTRREAVLYNGIIICCIGFESILVFLVVKVVSKRVGDRPVLLAGLAIIFCGFFILLPWGNHYPKIQWADVKNNSLVSRTSEATIASNSSLDPTGCPYEQTWCQYTPAIYLAQYISSDILIGVGYPACNVMSYTLYSKILGPKPQGVYMGWLTASGSGARTLGPVFVSQVYTILGPRWAFSLICGMVVGAIILLSSVYHRLLAFSVRHGRIVD, encoded by the exons ATGATGCCAGCAG GTTTCACCATTGTCATCACATCCATTTGGCCCTATTTGCAAAAG attGATGATAGCGCCAACGCCACTTTCCTGGGATGGGTGGTGGCAGCCTACAGTCTTGGTCAGATGGTGGCGTCACCCATTTTCGGTCTGTGGTCTAATTACCGACAAAGCAGGGAGCCGCTGGTGTGTTCCATCTTCATCAACTTGTCAGCCAACATCTACTATGCTTATGCATACCTGCCCACAGCCAATAACAAGTTCCACATGCTCATATCTAGAGCCTTTGTGGGCTTTGGagcag GTAATGTTGCTGTAGTGAGGTCTTATGTTGCTGGAGCTACATCACTGAAGGAGAGGACAAGTGCCATGGCAAACATGAGTGCCTGTCAGGCCCTTGGTTTCATCCTGGGACCAG CTCTGCAGGCTGCCCTGTCATTCATCGGTGAACACGGTTTCACAGTGAATATCCTAAAACTGCAGCTCAACATGTACACCACTCCTGCTTTACTGGCTGCAGCTTTTGGCCTTATCAACATCCTGCTGGTTGTCCTGGTGCTGAG AGAGCATCACATTGATGACAATGGAAGACATGTCCAAGCCATCAACTACACAGCAGATG ATAGTGTTAACATTAGTGAAGAAACCAATGAAAGCATCGACCAGGTAGCAGTCCTGACTTCCAAcatcctcttcttcatcatcatgtTCATCTTTGCTGTTTTTGAGAC aatTGCCACCCCTTTGTCCATGGACATGTTTGCTTGGACAAGGAGAGAAGCTGTTTTATACAATGGCATTATTATCTGCTGCATTGGATTTGAATCAATCTTGGTGTTTCTGGTTGTAAAGGTGGTCTCTAAAAG GGTCGGAGATCGCCCTGTGTTACTAGCAGGCTTGGCCATTATATTCTGTGGCTTCTTTATTCTGCTTCCATGGGGGAACCATTACCCCAAAATCCAGTGGGCAG atgtCAAAAATAACTCATTGGTCAGTCGGACGTCTGAAGCTACCATAGCTTCCAACAGCTCTTTGGACCCCACAGGCTGCCCATATGAACAGACCTGGTGTCAGTATACCCCCGCCATATACTTAGCCCAGTACATTTCATCTGACATCTTGATTGGAGTGGGTTACCCAGCATGCAACGTGATGTCCTACACACTGTATTCCAAAATCCTTGGACCCAAGCCTCAG GGTGTGTACATGGGATGGCTGACGGCCTCGGGCAGTGGGGCGCGGACACTGGGTCCTGTCTTTGTCTCCCAAGTTTACACCATCCTTGGGCCCCGCTGGGCCTTCAGTTTAATATGTGGCATGGTGGTAGGAGCCATCATCCTCCTCAGCTCAGTTTATCACAGACTCCTTGCCTTTTCTGTACGCCACGGAAGAATTGTAGACTAA
- the LOC137137282 gene encoding butyrophilin-like protein 3 isoform X2: MGLQMIYTLLVAVLCTSLSSAASVSGSLGVSVRSPVSVHRSHTSTLPCWFNLPQSAEGLEVRWYRGDHFDTPILLYRADKIEESKDASYEGRVSFGLKDAASGGLKAGDASLKLMNVTIDDAGDYMCYVSIDQGYDRGAISLSVKETGTSPSLSVMWNGGNQVNVSCESAGWYPQPQLRWLDKKLALTPKDLNYHKDSSGLVSVHSWLLGSGSSEFSCLVGPSDGEEKVARVHLGNSFQTAEQASGSSVAGWVAFTLLLLVMLAFLGWLYTKNKALFFCGNKDKAQNDQADEADVLAEATKYYVNVTLDQLEHPYLTVKDCKLRDNYKASFPDNENLSCLTTIKGTPGFSSGKHYWEVSLGYEVTGFKQSWWLGVTSATAFPLQNNGALTPSNGFWFLSSSPDRADSFQFNTNPKVFLPVLSRPKTVGVYLDYDSGELSFYNVDDKCVIGSLTATFTGEEVFPFFNPGRADQAPMEIIHKPVQDESSEIGGEALVSKTQEPA; the protein is encoded by the exons ATGG GTCTGCAGATGATATACACGCTCCTTGTGGCGGTTCTTTGTACATCTTTGTCTAGTGCTGCCTCTG TTTCAGGAAGCCTTGGGGTTTCGGTCAGGTCTCCTGTGTCCGTGCACCGAAGCCACACATCCACATTACCATGTTGGTTCAATCTACCACAGAGTGCAGAGGGTCTCGAGGTACGCTGGTACCGTGGTGATCACTTTGACACCCCCATCCTACTTTATCGGGCAGATAAAATTGAAGAATCCAAGGATGCTTCGTACGAGGGCCGAGTGTCGTTTGGTTTGAAGGATGCAGCATCTGGAGGACTAAAGGCAGGTGATGCGAGTCTAAAGCTGATGAATGTCACAATTGATGATGCAGGAGACTACATGTGTTACGTCAGCATTGATCAGGGGTATGACAGAGGAGCTATCAGTCTGTCTGTGAAAG AAACGGGAACCTCCCCTTCCCTGTCAGTCATGTGGAATGGAGGTAACCAGGTGAATGTGAGCTGTGAATCTGCAGGCTGGTATCCACAGCCTCAGTTGCGCTGGTTAGACAAGAAGCTGGCTCTGACCCCAAAAGATCTGAACTACCACAAAGACTCCTCTGGTCTCGTGTCAGTCCACAGCTGGCTTCTAGGTTCTGGTTCCTCTGAGTTTTCCTGCTTAGTGGGCCCTTCTGATGGAGAGGAGAAAGTTGCAAGAGTGCACCTGGGAAACTCTTTTCAGACTGCTGAACAAG CATCTGGATCTTCAGTGGCTGGATGGGTGGCCTTCACTCTACTTCTCTTAGTGATGTTGGCTTTCCTTGGATGGCTGTACACCAAAAACAAAG ctctgtttttttgtggGAATAAAGACAAAGCACAGAATGACCAAGCTGATG AAGCAGATGTTCTCGCAGAAGCTACCAAGTACTATG TAAATGTTACGCTTGACCAGTTGGAACATCCATATCTCACCGTCAAGGATTGTAAACTGAGAGACAACTACAAAGCTTCGTTTCCTGACAATGAAAATCTTTCCTGTCTCACAACTATCAAAGGAACACCAGGCTTCTCCTCTGGAAAACACTACTGGGAGGTTTCTTTGGGGTATGAAGTTACAGGATTCAAACAATCCTGGTGGTTAGGAGTTACAAGTGCAACTGCCTTTCCTCTGCAGAATAACGGTGCCTTGACCCCGTCTAATGGTTTCTGGTTCCTGTCCTCATCCCCAGACAGAGCAGACAGCTTTCAGTTTAATACAAACCCAAAAGTGTTCCTACCTGTCCTTTCAAGACCAAAGACAGTTGGTGTGTATTTGGATTATGACAGTGGAGAGCTTTCCTTTTATAACGTGGATGATAAATGTGTCATTGGATCTTTAACAGCTACGTTCACAGGGGAAGAAGTCTTTCCGTTTTTTAATCCTGGTAGAGCTGACCAAGCCCCTATGGAGATAATACATAAACCGGTACAGGATGAGAGTAGTGAGATAGGCGGAGAAGCTTTAGTGTCAAAAACACAAGAACCTGCATAA
- the mfsd8 gene encoding major facilitator superfamily domain-containing protein 8 isoform X1, with translation MPQLVDSNTTAPLLRDDASSDDFQDEHYKSRWRSIRVMYFTMFLSSVGFTIVITSIWPYLQKIDDSANATFLGWVVAAYSLGQMVASPIFGLWSNYRQSREPLVCSIFINLSANIYYAYAYLPTANNKFHMLISRAFVGFGAGNVAVVRSYVAGATSLKERTSAMANMSACQALGFILGPALQAALSFIGEHGFTVNILKLQLNMYTTPALLAAAFGLINILLVVLVLREHHIDDNGRHVQAINYTADDSVNISEETNESIDQVAVLTSNILFFIIMFIFAVFETIATPLSMDMFAWTRREAVLYNGIIICCIGFESILVFLVVKVVSKRVGDRPVLLAGLAIIFCGFFILLPWGNHYPKIQWADVKNNSLVSRTSEATIASNSSLDPTGCPYEQTWCQYTPAIYLAQYISSDILIGVGYPACNVMSYTLYSKILGPKPQGVYMGWLTASGSGARTLGPVFVSQVYTILGPRWAFSLICGMVVGAIILLSSVYHRLLAFSVRHGRIVD, from the exons ATGCCTCAACTCGTTGACAGCAACACCACAGCTCCATTACTCCGTGATGATGCCAGCAG tgaCGACTTTCAGGATGAACATTACAAGAGTCGGTGGAGGTCTATTAGAGTCATGTACTTCACCATGTTTCTCAGCAGCGTAG GTTTCACCATTGTCATCACATCCATTTGGCCCTATTTGCAAAAG attGATGATAGCGCCAACGCCACTTTCCTGGGATGGGTGGTGGCAGCCTACAGTCTTGGTCAGATGGTGGCGTCACCCATTTTCGGTCTGTGGTCTAATTACCGACAAAGCAGGGAGCCGCTGGTGTGTTCCATCTTCATCAACTTGTCAGCCAACATCTACTATGCTTATGCATACCTGCCCACAGCCAATAACAAGTTCCACATGCTCATATCTAGAGCCTTTGTGGGCTTTGGagcag GTAATGTTGCTGTAGTGAGGTCTTATGTTGCTGGAGCTACATCACTGAAGGAGAGGACAAGTGCCATGGCAAACATGAGTGCCTGTCAGGCCCTTGGTTTCATCCTGGGACCAG CTCTGCAGGCTGCCCTGTCATTCATCGGTGAACACGGTTTCACAGTGAATATCCTAAAACTGCAGCTCAACATGTACACCACTCCTGCTTTACTGGCTGCAGCTTTTGGCCTTATCAACATCCTGCTGGTTGTCCTGGTGCTGAG AGAGCATCACATTGATGACAATGGAAGACATGTCCAAGCCATCAACTACACAGCAGATG ATAGTGTTAACATTAGTGAAGAAACCAATGAAAGCATCGACCAGGTAGCAGTCCTGACTTCCAAcatcctcttcttcatcatcatgtTCATCTTTGCTGTTTTTGAGAC aatTGCCACCCCTTTGTCCATGGACATGTTTGCTTGGACAAGGAGAGAAGCTGTTTTATACAATGGCATTATTATCTGCTGCATTGGATTTGAATCAATCTTGGTGTTTCTGGTTGTAAAGGTGGTCTCTAAAAG GGTCGGAGATCGCCCTGTGTTACTAGCAGGCTTGGCCATTATATTCTGTGGCTTCTTTATTCTGCTTCCATGGGGGAACCATTACCCCAAAATCCAGTGGGCAG atgtCAAAAATAACTCATTGGTCAGTCGGACGTCTGAAGCTACCATAGCTTCCAACAGCTCTTTGGACCCCACAGGCTGCCCATATGAACAGACCTGGTGTCAGTATACCCCCGCCATATACTTAGCCCAGTACATTTCATCTGACATCTTGATTGGAGTGGGTTACCCAGCATGCAACGTGATGTCCTACACACTGTATTCCAAAATCCTTGGACCCAAGCCTCAG GGTGTGTACATGGGATGGCTGACGGCCTCGGGCAGTGGGGCGCGGACACTGGGTCCTGTCTTTGTCTCCCAAGTTTACACCATCCTTGGGCCCCGCTGGGCCTTCAGTTTAATATGTGGCATGGTGGTAGGAGCCATCATCCTCCTCAGCTCAGTTTATCACAGACTCCTTGCCTTTTCTGTACGCCACGGAAGAATTGTAGACTAA